In Aethina tumida isolate Nest 87 chromosome 2, icAetTumi1.1, whole genome shotgun sequence, the DNA window ACTGGGATTAAAATTATCTGGAGTAGCAAGTAACGCTGTAAGTATATTTACCATTACTACACTTAATGTAAGAAATTACTACTACTTagtcatataattattaaacatatttttgttagaCACCAAACTAGCATGTGATTTGAAACAGAAAAttgtattaactttaaaatattcaacgtttagttaaatattttaaagtgaatgttgctataaaatattttgtagtcaataaacttttaatattgcaggtttatacttaatatttacgGAATTTACGCGATTTACGATGATATTGGAGCATCAAACGATGTTTATAACCATTgagtaattcaatattaatagtttttattatttcagagtGGTCCAGTTAATATCCAAAGACAGTTAAAATCATTGTCACCAATAACTAAAGTGAACCTTCATAGCGACCCATATAAATCTGCATCTGGATCAATAGGtgagttttatattatatcagATTACACACCGTACAGAAACaaccaaaatttaacaaaaatctccaataattttaaatgcatgTATGTAAAGGATTAAAATACTTCACATAGGTGAAGTTAAaagctatttattaaaaacgcaggactgttttttaatgttgtctccagatgtattttttcttatataatacctctagtcaaaattttaggaaccctttttatactaattataatcgacatttttacataatcatataatattaagGGAAATTAAAGGAGGTTAAAGCgtttctatatttttgtaattaaattaaatttaaactacatCGAGGGGAATCCTCATTTTACTAtagagttttttttaaataaaacagttttatctTTTGaggttaatgaattaatttgacattccacttatttaatcaaatttataatttgtttttttgttgtcATAGAAAAAAACGGTTACTTGACAGatgaatattagttttttttaatcctTGTCAATAAACAGGGTACACAAAAATTACAGAAACAAATGATTGAATGTTATTAAGGTACCCTTGTAAGTTTATGAAATTGTCAAAAGTAATATCGGTCTTGCCATTAAGAAACATAAgtgattgaaattaatattttttgttttattaatttaaagtttttaataaacagtatCCATAGCAACATTGTAATACTTAGACAATTGAAACAACGTTGCTTGGCATGTTCATTGTTTTATAtgcaacaaattttttattttaacttttaataatgtacCCTCATTTGTTTAAACCACTTTTAGAAcaccatatatatttatgtctaaaatttaaggtataatatatattataaaattttgtgtattaaaaagtaataactcactaattctttaataacttACAATTTATGGGAAAAATTGGCATAAATCTTCTAgcgtaaaacaaaataataaaaatacatatttttttaaatatttaattgttcccTCGATGAATAGATACCATGATCAATGACATTGCAACTCTTAGGTTTATCAACTATTTTGTATATAGTATAGTAACTATGTGGATAGTATTCATATATTCTAGACTAGTGATTAGTTagttatatgtatatacagtACAAAAAGAGTTTGATTCATCTAAATGTGCAATAGAGATATGAAGTCTCCCACCATGGGATAGACttctgtctctgtcatgcatgatgtctctctctaaattcgacgggtcaaacgcttttccttctgtatatgtatgtatatatgtgtatatatgtaattttcctttttgtatttttatttaaattatataactaaATCAGCTTGTCATTTAGAGGAGCATACGTATGATAATCATGTGAAACACCTTACATATAATCAATCTATCACACCTTTATCCtatcaaaatatcaaaatgttgattattttCAGCGGCAGATGAACGCTCCAatcatatcaaaattaaaaatgcaaaaacaGGAATCAAAAATTACTCCTCAACCTCTTTCAAAGGAATGGAAAATGAAAGGGAAAGAACATTCATAAACAGTTTTGATTCCGCTGAACAATATGAATTGGAAGCCGCAAAACCTCGCTATAAAATTCGTAGAAGAAATGAAGTTTACAAAAGCATGTCACGCTTACAGAAAAAACAACTTAGTCGAGTTCTTCCTCATTTACAGCCCAGCAATCTGAAGCCATATGGATCCACAGATAACATCGTTTTTCCGGAAATACTGAAGCCAAGGGAGTGGGTTAAATATCCAGAGAACGAAGCAGAAGCAGAAGAAGAAGAATATTCAGTTCAACACGAAAATACGTACCATAAAGATGGAATGCTAAACAGGAGGGAGTTTTCTACCTATAATAAACCACctgaaaaaagtgaaaaaaacaCTGAAGACAAAACAGCATCTGAATTCGATTTAAGcgataatctaaaattaagaaacGACGTGCCAGTTCCATCGTATTCAGATcgcttaaacaaaataaatcacttAAAACCATATCAAGGTGTAAGACAACTAAGCACCCAAAGTACCTCACTAAATGCATCtacctataattttaaatcgaaGTCAGTACCAGAAATAAATGTAGGTATTATCAGTAACACTCTCCCCTTGCTTGATAAGTCACCTGATATTAATATtgctaaaataaaagaacccATTGCTaaagtaaacattaaaaaagatcCTTCGTCGAAAGTCAACATAGCCGACCCCATAAGTGTTCTAAATGAAATAGAGTTTAAAAAGTCAGGACGTGGAAGAACTAAAGTTCGTAAACCAAAAGAAGTTTGGGATCAATATTGTCCGGAAGAAGAACCACCCATACCGAAAAAATGTCCTTTACATATTAATGCCAAGTTGCCCAAATTGATTCCCAAGGATTGTCCTTGTATAGATCCACCACCACCGTGTGACGTGCCTCCTCTTCCAAGACTAAACTTGGAAGTATGTGAACCTCGACCACTTTGTGAGGTAGAGATCTGCGGTGAAGGAGCACCCAGAGCAGACATTGATTGTTGGGAATATGTAGAGGATGCGGACGCTGATTGCAGGAAAATACCTGCAGTAAAAGACAGAACCTGTGACAAAAAGAAAATGAGAGAACTAAAATGCAAACATTGCAACCAGAAGAGGTTTAGTACATACACCGGTGCATTAGTTAACACAATAAGAAAGATGTCAACTAGTTCTAACTGGcatatgaataaaaacaacaaagtattatttagtatACAGAAAAAGAATTTCTCATGTAACTCTGGAGCACTCGATAACTCTTCAAAGTTAGAAGTTAACTATATAAATCTATATAGAAATTATCAAGAATCTGCTAATCGCTATTATTCTTGGAAAAAATGTCCCAAGACTGAAGAAGAAGATTGGGGCTGTCCCAAAAAAGACAAGCCATGTAAAgcaccaaaaataaaaagaagtgACGATTGTAAAGGAGATTTGTGTGGGTCACATCCCAAACCATGTCCTAGATTTTGTTTGGACAATTGTCCTTTAGTAGATCCAGATGCTTGTTTTAGAAAACGTCATGCAGTTTGTTGTGAACGCACCCCAAAAACCCCATATCCTTCTTACTCAGAGTGCATGGTAAGTTACATTCAACCTTTTACGAATACAACTGAATATAAATGTGAAAGGTGTGGGAGAAATCCTAGAGATGAAGAAAACATTGgaaacaaaagtaaaaagtaCAGCACAAATTCTGTTTCCAATTCTCTATTAATGAGCAATTTAGTCGAAAACACATTAAAAGGtaaaaggtaaaattttattgtcttattattacttaattataatactgattttatttatttagattgttttcaaatgtaaTTGTGAAATCTAGCCTGTTGGAAAATTCATTCAAATCAAACAATGCCACCACGGAACAAGTGAGATATAAGAATTGTAAGACTTGTCCCGATATATCATATCCAGATTGTCCACCAAGATGCAGATTTGACTGTGAAAAAGTCGTTAAGGATCTTAAATGCGTAAAACAAAAGCCACCGTACCCTGCCTTTTCAGAATGTGTAATTGAAGAATTTGAGGAATTTATGTCAGAGTGTCCATACAACTTAGAATCATCCAGGCGTCTGCAACCGGATTTCCAACAAGTACCCGGTTTCGATAACATCATCAAACCTCCACCCTACAGCTACGACAAATTAGACCCACATAAGGAAGAAAGATGCATCAAGAAAAAGTTGTGTCTTAAAAACGAGGGAATTACTCAAGATTGCTGCACTTTTGGAAAACCATACACTCCTCTCAAATCCAAACATCTCACGCGCAATGATTATCCGCAGTGCGTGGCGAAGGACAGACCTTTCGGGTACGGACAGAAGTTTGTAGTCAAGCTTCACACTATGCCCGTCCAAACCGTAAGCATTTAATTActtgataaatttgaaaatatgtaaaaatattacttgttATAGACAGATAAGCAGAACATGTGAAGTGCCAAACGTCAATGCCCGTTACATTCACTCATCCTCAAGACttgaaatagaaataaatagtaGATTTACATCGAAAATTCATAATGTACATAGTACATATTTTTGCGATTGCCTACTGAAACGTTGTTTTATCACCACAACTCTAAAATGTTTGCCCAGAGGCGGATCGAAAAAGAAGAATCCGAAAATTTGTCCGCCAGAAGTTGCAGAAGCCGAAGATTGCGATGACAAGCCACCGATTAATGAAAAAGGctgttttaaaactaaagCACCTATTGCTTCATTTTCCGAGGCACCACAGGAGACATTAGAAACTAAAATCTCAGAATGTCCAAACACGCCGTACCAGGAAGAAAGGgcggataaaattaaatctcaaTTTAACATACCGGGAATAAGTTCGGAATCCAAACACGTCTCTGGTAGGTGTAATATATTGtcattaacataaaatgtgtGCATTTGCTGTTAACTcatataattgttgttaattacgTTGTCTATTTCTAGACTGTAAACCCGTTGAGAAGAAGTATAACGACTTGGGATTTTGCGATTCATCAGAAACTATGTCCATTCTGAATAGAGGGGGAGCTATTGTAGAAGAACCGCCAGCTAAAAGTGAATGTAAAGTTGATAAATGCGTTGACAATGTTATAGAAACTTGTTCTGAAAATCGAAGTATTAAACAGTGCGACAATGATACCAGGTTGGTTCACTCTAAAATTGTTGAGAGTAGAGTAagcgaataatttaaatttatttatagtactTTTGAAGACATCTGTAAAGAAACACCGAAAAAGTCTATGTTGGGCACATTGGTCTCAAACAttgtaaactattttaaagctCGTGATTGTCCTAGTCCTGAAGAATTCAAAAGAATGAGATTACGCGCCATTGCCGAGAGGGCCGCAAATAGAGCCGGTTTGACTATTTGCGAACCAAAAGATGCTTGCAAAACTTATAATATGCCCaaggtaatatttttcatctgAATTGTGCATTTCATGAAATAACAAGGTTTTTTGTATTACTACATTGATGttgatctattttttttagataattacaCCTGAAAGCGACCCGGAATGTAAAGAAGATAGTAAAAAACGCAACTGTTAAGTAACATGGAGGGATTACATAATTCGACTGGAAAGTCACATTAAAAAAGGCTAAAAGATCCTCACTGCAAGCcaggta includes these proteins:
- the LOC109596608 gene encoding uncharacterized protein LOC109596608, whose translation is MALRLGLKLSGVASNASGPVNIQRQLKSLSPITKVNLHSDPYKSASGSIAADERSNHIKIKNAKTGIKNYSSTSFKGMENERERTFINSFDSAEQYELEAAKPRYKIRRRNEVYKSMSRLQKKQLSRVLPHLQPSNLKPYGSTDNIVFPEILKPREWVKYPENEAEAEEEEYSVQHENTYHKDGMLNRREFSTYNKPPEKSEKNTEDKTASEFDLSDNLKLRNDVPVPSYSDRLNKINHLKPYQGVRQLSTQSTSLNASTYNFKSKSVPEINVGIISNTLPLLDKSPDINIAKIKEPIAKVNIKKDPSSKVNIADPISVLNEIEFKKSGRGRTKVRKPKEVWDQYCPEEEPPIPKKCPLHINAKLPKLIPKDCPCIDPPPPCDVPPLPRLNLEVCEPRPLCEVEICGEGAPRADIDCWEYVEDADADCRKIPAVKDRTCDKKKMRELKCKHCNQKRFSTYTGALVNTIRKMSTSSNWHMNKNNKVLFSIQKKNFSCNSGALDNSSKLEVNYINLYRNYQESANRYYSWKKCPKTEEEDWGCPKKDKPCKAPKIKRSDDCKGDLCGSHPKPCPRFCLDNCPLVDPDACFRKRHAVCCERTPKTPYPSYSECMVSYIQPFTNTTEYKCERCGRNPRDEENIGNKSKKYSTNSVSNSLLMSNLVENTLKGKRLFSNVIVKSSLLENSFKSNNATTEQVRYKNCKTCPDISYPDCPPRCRFDCEKVVKDLKCVKQKPPYPAFSECVIEEFEEFMSECPYNLESSRRLQPDFQQVPGFDNIIKPPPYSYDKLDPHKEERCIKKKLCLKNEGITQDCCTFGKPYTPLKSKHLTRNDYPQCVAKDRPFGYGQKFVVKLHTMPVQTISRTCEVPNVNARYIHSSSRLEIEINSRFTSKIHNVHSTYFCDCLLKRCFITTTLKCLPRGGSKKKNPKICPPEVAEAEDCDDKPPINEKGCFKTKAPIASFSEAPQETLETKISECPNTPYQEERADKIKSQFNIPGISSESKHVSDCKPVEKKYNDLGFCDSSETMSILNRGGAIVEEPPAKSECKVDKCVDNVIETCSENRSIKQCDNDTSTFEDICKETPKKSMLGTLVSNIVNYFKARDCPSPEEFKRMRLRAIAERAANRAGLTICEPKDACKTYNMPKIITPESDPECKEDSKKRNC